The sequence below is a genomic window from Luteimonas sp. MC1825.
CCAGCTCGGACAGGATGGTCGACATCGCCGCGCGGTACATCTTGCGGTTGACCTTTTGCTCGAAGCTGCGCGGCTTGGCCGCGAACGTCACGCCGCCGCCGACGAAGATCGGGGCCGTCAGGGCGCCATGACGCGCGCCGCCGCCCTTCTGCTTCTTCGACTTCTTGGTCGTGCCGCTGACTTCCGAGCGCGTCTTCTGCGCCTTGGTGCCCGAACGGCCGGCATTGCGGTACGCAACCACGACCTGGTGGACCAGGTCCATGTTGAATTCGCGGCCGAACACGCCTTCGGAAACCGACATCTTGTCGCTGCTACCGTTGATGGAGAGTTCCATCGTCATCTCTCCTTATGCCTTGCTCGTGGGACGCACGATCACGTCGCCACCCGGGGCGCCCGGAACCGCGCCCTTGACGGCGATCAGGCCGCGCTCTGCGTCGACCCGGACCACTTCGAGGTTCTGCGTGCTCTGGCGCACCGCACCCATGTGACCGGACATCTTCTTGCCCGGGAACACGCGGCCCGGCGTCTGGCGCTGGCCGATGGAGCCCGGCGAACGGTGCGACAGCGAGTTGCCGTGCGTCGCGTCGCCCATCTTGAAGTTCCAGCGCTTGATCGTGCCCTGGAAGCCCTTGCCCTTGGTCACGCCCTCGACGTCGACGATCTGGCCGACTTCGAAGATGTCGGCGCGGATCTCGCCGCCCACTTCGAACCCGCCGATCTGGTCGTCACCGACGCGCAGCTCCCACAGGCCACGACCGGCTTCGACCTTGGCCTTGGCCAGGTGACCCGTCTCGGGCTTGTTGACCAGCACGGCACGCTTGGTGCCGACGGCGACCTGCACGGCGCTGTAGCCGTCGGTCTCCTGGGTCTTGATCTGGGTGATGCGGTTGGGGGTGGCTTCGATCAGGGTGACCGGGATGGACTGGCCATCCTCGGTGAACACCCGGGTCATGCCGGCCTTGCGACCGACAATGCCCAACGAATATCGCTTCGCGGTCATGGTGGCGTCCTCAGGTCAGCTTGATCTGGACGTCGACGCCAGCCGCGAGCTCGAGCTTCATCAGCGCGTCCACGGTCTTGTCGTTGGGGTCGACGATGTCGAGCACGCGCTTGTGCGTGCGGGTTTCATACTGGTCGCGCGCGTCCTTGTCGACGTGCGGCGAGGTCAGGATGGTGTAACGCTCGATCTTGGTCGGCAGGGGGATCGGGCCGCGCACCTGGGCGCCCGTCCGCTTGGCCGTTTCTACGATCTCGCTGGCCGAACGGTCGATCAGTCGATGATCGAACGCTTTCAGCCGGATCCGGATTTTCTGGTCCGCCATGACGGAATTCCTTCTTTAAAGAGCGACAGGCCCGCGGCTGGATGCGCGGAACCCCGTGAAATCAATGGATGCCAGGGCTGGATACCCGCCTGGCGACCGTCCCTGCAAAAAACAAGGCAGGCCAGTTACCCGGCCCGCCCAGACGGAGATGCGGACGCGACGATTCCCCTGGTCACTTTGTCCCGAAGAGCTTCGGGACGAACCGGGGTACTGCCGCGCGACGTGTTCCCTGTCTGGCGAAAACGAGGCGCATCCTGCACCTCATTTCGCGGTTCCGGCGAGTCCCCGAAGGGGTCTTGCCGAAGTAGTCGAACATTATAGACACGTACCCGCCGGACGCGCAACACCCTCGCCGACGAATCTGCAGGAAACCACATCCCGCGTGTCCAGAGGCCGTCGGCGCAAAGCCGATGGCCCCCGCCGGTGCTATCTGGATCACCCTCGGCGATCCGGATCAACACCCGCACGTATCGCGGCGGCCTTGGCCGCCGGGATACGACTACTTGATGATCTTGGCCACCACGCCGGCGCCGACCGTACGGCCACCTTCGCGGATCGCGAAGCGCAGGCCGTCGTCCATCGCCACCGGGTTGATCAGCGTGACCACCATCTTCACGTTGTCGCCCGGCATCACCATCTCGACACCCTCCGGCAGCTCGCAAGCGCCGGTGATGTCGGTGGTGCGGAAGTAGAACTGCGGGCGGTAGCCCTTGAAGAACGGCGTATGACGGCCACCCTCGTCCTTCGACAGCACGTAGACTTCGGCTTCGAACTCGGTGTGCGGCTTGATCGAACCCGGCTTGCACAGCACCTGGCCGCGCTCCACGTCGTCACGCTTGGTGCCGCGCAGCAAGAGGCCCGCGTTGTCGCCCGCCTGGCCCTGGTCGAGCAGCTTGCGGAACATCTCGACGCCGGTGACGGTGGTCTTGACGGTCGGACGGATGCCGACGATCTCGATTTCCTCGCCCACCTTGATGATGCCGCGCTCGATGCGGCCGGTCACCACCGTGCCGCGGCCCGAGATCGAGAACACGTCCTCGACCGGCATCAGGAACGGCTTGTCCACGTCGCGCTGGGGCTCCGGGATCCAGGTGTCCAGCGCCTCGACCAGCTTCACGATCGCCGGCACGCCGATGTCGGACTGGTCGCCTTCCAACGCCTTCAGCGCCGAACCCTGGATGATCGGGGTGTCGTCGCCGGGGAAGTCGTACTTCGACAGCAGCTCGCGCACCTCCATCTCGACGAGCTCCATCAGCTCGGCGTCGTCGACCATGTCGGCCTTGTTCAGGAACACCACGATGTACGGCACGCCCACCTGGCGCGCCAGCAGGATGTGCTCGCGCGTCTGCGGCATCGGGCCGTCGGCGGCCGAACACACCAGGATCGCGCCGTCCATCTGCGCGGCACCGGTGATCATGTTCTTGACGTAGTCGGCGTGACCCGGGCAATCGACGTGCGCGTAGTGGCGGTTCGGCGATTCGTACTCGACGTGCGAGGTCGAAATGGTGATGCCGCGCGCCTTCTCTTCCGGCGCCTTGTCGATCGCGTCGTAGGCGTGGAACTCGCCGCCGAAGCGTTCCGCACCGATCTTCGTCAGCGCCGCCGTCAGCGTCGTCTTGCCGTGGTCGACGTGACCGATCGTGCCCACGTTCACGTGGGGCTTGGTGCGCTCGAACTTACCCTTGGCCATGATTCTTCACTCTCAGAAAGTTGTTGGAAGGGACCGCGTTGCCGCGGCCGCTTACTTCTTCTTGACGACTTCGTCGACGATGTTGGTCGGCGCGTCGGCGTAATGGTCGAACTCCATCGTGAACGTCGCGCGGCCCTGGGACATCGAACGCAGGCTGGTCGCGTAGCCGAACATTTCGCCCAGCGGGATCATCGCGTTGACGATCTTGCCCGACGGGCTGTCGTCCTGGCCCTGCAGGATGCCGCGACGACGGCTGACGTCGCCCATCACGTCACCGATGTAATCCTCGGGCGACACGATCTCGACCTTCATGATCGGCTCCAGCAGGACCGGACCGGCCTTGTGGAAACCTTCCTTGAAGCCCATGGAGCCGGCGATCTTGAACGCCATTTCCGAGGAGTCGACCTCGTGGTAGGAGCCGTCGATCAGCTTCACCTTGATGTCGACGATCGGGTAGCCGGCAAGCAGGCCGTTGGCCATCGCTTCCTGGATGCCCTTGTCGACCGCCGGGATGTATTCCTTCGGCACCGTTCCACCGACGATCGAGTTCTCGAACACGTAGCCGGCGCCGGCTTCCTGCGGCGAAATCTCGAGCCACACGTGGCCGAACTGGCCCTTGCCGCCCGACTGGCGCACGAACTTGCCTTCCGACTTGACCGTCTTGCGGATGGTCTCGCGGTAGGCAACCTGCGGCTTGCCGACGTTGGCTTCGACGTTGAACTCGCGCTTCATGCGGTCCACGAGGATGTCCAGGTGCAGCTCGCCCATGCCGGCAATGATGGTCTGGCCGGACTCCTCGTCGGTACGCACGCGGAACGACGGATCCTCCTGCGCAAGGCGACCGAGCGCGAGGCCCATCTTCTCCTGGTCCGACTTGGTCTTGGGCTCGACCGCCATCGAGATGACGGGCTCCGGGAAGACCATCCGTTCCAGCGTGATGATGTGGTCCTGCGCGCACAGCGTGTCACCGGTGGTGACGTCCTTCAGGCCGACGGCCGCGGCGATGTCGCCGGCGCACACCTGCTTGATTTCCTGGCGGTCGTTGGAGTGCATCTGCAACAGGCGGCCGATGCGTTCCTTGCGGCTCTTGATCGGGTTGTACACCTGGTCGCCGGCGTTGAGGACGCCCGAGTACACGCGGAAGAACGTCAGCGAACCGACGAACGGGTCGGTCATGATCTTGAACGCCAGCGCCGAGAACGGCGCCTTGTCGTCAGCGACGCGCGTGGCCACCTGCTCGCGGTCGTCGACGCCCTGGACCGGCGGACGGTCGACCGGCGACGGCAGCAGCTGGATCACGCCGTCAAGCATCGCCTGCACGCCCTTGTTCTTGAACGCGGTGCCGCAGTACACCGGCACGATCTCGACGTTCAGGGTACGCAGGCGCAGGCCGGCAACGATCTCGTCCTCGGTGAGCTCGCCGCCCTCGAGATACTTGTTCATCAGCTCCTCGGTGGCCTCTGCCGCCGATTCCACCATGAACGCACGCGCCTCGGTGGCCTTGTCGGCAAGGTGCGCGGGAATCTCCTTGTACTCGAACACCATGCCCTGCGACGCGGTATCCCAATGGACCGCCTTCATCTTCAGCAGGTCGATGACGCCTTCGAAGCCGTCCTCGGCGCCGACCGGCACCTGCATCGGCACCGGGCTCGCGCCCAGGCGCGACTTCAGCTGCTCTACGACCTTGTCGAAGTTGGCGCCGGTGCGGTCCATCTTGTTGACGAACGCCATGCGCGGCACGTGGTACTTGTTGGCCTGGCGCCACACGGTCTCCGACTGCGGCTGCACGCCGCCGACGGCACACAGCACGAACACCGCGCCATCGAGCACGCGCAGGCTGCGTTCGACTTCGATCGTGAAGTCGACGTGCCCGGGGGTATCGATGATGTTGAAGCGGTGCTGCGGCAGCGACTTGTCCATTCCCGACCAGAACGCGGTGGTGGCCGCCGACTGGATCGTGATGCCGCGCTCCTGCTCCTGCTCCATCCAGTCCATGGTGGCGGCGCCGTCGTGAACTTCGCCCAGCTTGTGGCTGACACCGGTGTAGAACAGGATGCGCTCGGACGTGGTGGTCTTGCCGGCATCGATGTGGGCCATGATGCCGAAGTTGCGGTAGCGTTCGATGGGAGTGGTGCGAGCCACGGCGGTCTCTCTATTTTTTGTCCGCTGAGCGGAGAAGTTTCCGGATGGCCGAATGCCGCCAGAAGGCGGCACCCGGCTACTGCGATGTACTGGCGCCGGCGGGGCCGTCGCCGGCGGCGCGTGTTGCGCGCCGCCCGGGTGCCATTACCAGCGGTAGTGCGCGAACGCCTTGTTCGCCTCCGCCATGCGATGGGTTTCCTCGCGCTTCTTGATTGCGCCGCCACGGTTCTCGGAGGCGTCGATCAGTTCGGCCGCAAGCTTGCGCGGCATGGTGTTCTCGCCACGCTTGCGCGCGGAGTCGATCAGCCAGCGCATCGCCAGCGCCATGCGCCGCGACTGGCGCACTTCGACCGGCACCTGGTAGGTGGCACCGCCGACGCGACGGGACTTGACCTCGACCGAAGGCGAGATGTTGCCAAGCGCCTTCTCGACGACTTCAAGCGGGTTCGGGGTCTTTTCGCCGATCACGTCCATGGCGCCGTAGACGATTTTCTCGGCGACGGACTTCTTGCCGCTGTACATGACCATGTTGATGAAGCGGGCGATGGTCTCGCTCCCGTGCTTCGGGTCGGGCAGCACCGAGCGCTGCGGGGTGTTTCCTTTACGCGACATTGTTCTTGTGCCTTTGTCAGTATCTGGTTCGACGGAGCGTCAACAGCCGGAGGCTCAGGCCTTCGGACGCTTCGCGCCGTACTTCGAACGCGCCTGCTTGCGCTTGGTGACGCCGGCGGCGTCGAGCGAGCCACGCACGGTGTGGTAACGCACGCCGGGGAGGTCCTTGACGCGACCGCCGCGGATCAGCACCACCGAGTGCTCCTGCAGGTTGTGGCCTTCGCCACCAATGTAGGAGATCACCTCGTAGCCGTTGGTCAGGCGCACCTTGGCGACCTTGCGCAGGGCCGAGTTCGGCTTCTTCGGCGTGGTGGTGTAGACACGCGTGCACACGCCGCGACGCTGGGGACAGTTCTCCAGGGCGGGCGAGTTGCTCTTGTAGGTTTCCGGGCTGCGCGACTTGCGCACGAGCTGGTTGATTGTTGCCATCGGTCTCGGGTCTTTGCTCTGGGCACGGGGCCCGCGGTGTGTGTGGCGGGCCTGGGCCCGGCTCTGGTGACAAGGACCTTGGGCCCTTGCCGGCCGCACGGTCCAGGTTCCGTGCGCGAAAACAAAGGCAGGCGGAATGATCCAGCCTGCCAGACGGAAAAGTATAGCGTGCGCCGACGGCCAGCGTCAACGCAGCATACGACCCGCCATGCGCGCCCCGACTCGGGCGCGACCATGGCCGCGATCTCTTTCCCGCCCATCCTGGGCCGAACACGAAGCGCCTCCATGGCACCTCATTTCGGGATCTGGGACGGCCCCGAGGGGCCGTCACTAACTTGGTATCAGCCTTCGTCGCCCTCGCCCGCCGCTTCCGCGGCGGCCGGAGCCTCGATCATCACTGCGGGTTCCGCGGCAACCTCGGCCACGGTCCCCCCGGACAGCGCTTCCATTTCGGAGTCGGTCAGGCCGGAGGCGTTCTTGCGGCGCTGCGTATGGTACGCCAGGCCGGTGCCCGCCGGGATCAGGCGGCCGACGATGACGTTTTCCTTCAGGCCGCGCAGGCTGTCGCGGGTACCGCGGACGGCAGCCTCGGTCAGCACGCGGGTGGTTTCCTGGAAGGACGCCGCGGAGATGAACGACTCGGTCGCCAGCGACGCCTTGGTGATGCCGAGCAGCACCGGATCGTAGCGCACCGGCAACTGGCCCTTGGCATTGAGCTTGATGTTGTCCTCGATCACGCGCTGGCGCTCGGCCTGCTCGCCATTGAGGAAACGGCTGTCACCGGCGTCGGTGATCTCGACCTTGCGCAGCATCTGGCGGACGATCACCTCGATGTGCTTGTCGTTGATCTTCACGCCCTGCAAGCGATAGACGTCCTGGATTTCCTTGGTCAGGTACGACGCAAGTTCCTCGACGCCCTTGAGGCGCAGGATGTCCTGCGGGCTCGGCTCGCCGTCCACCACGGTCTCGCCCTTCTCGACGTGCTCGCCTTCGAACACGATGATCTGGCGGTACTTCGGGATCAGCTCCTCGTGATCGTCACCGTCGGCGCCCTTGATGATCAGGCGCTGCTTGCCCTTGGTGTCCTTGCCGAAGCTCACCACGCCCGACTTCTCGGCGAGGATCGCCGGGTCCTTGGGCTTGCGGGCTTCGAACAGGTCGGCCACGCGCGGCAGGCCGCCGGTGATGTCGCGGGTCTTGGACGCTTCCTGCGGGATCTTCGCCACCACGTCGCCCACGCCGACGGACGCGCCGTCCTGCATGTTGACGATCGAGCGCGGCGGGAGCATGTACTGCGCCGGCAGGTCGGTGTTCGGGATGCTGAGGTCCTTGCCGGTCTTCTCGTCGACGATGCGGATGATCGGGCGCAGGTCCTTGCCCTGCGAGCCGCGACGCTTCGGATCGGTGATCTCGCGCGAG
It includes:
- the rplD gene encoding 50S ribosomal protein L4 translates to MELSINGSSDKMSVSEGVFGREFNMDLVHQVVVAYRNAGRSGTKAQKTRSEVSGTTKKSKKQKGGGARHGALTAPIFVGGGVTFAAKPRSFEQKVNRKMYRAAMSTILSELARQGRLQVVESFDVAETNTSAFAEKLKGLDLGKRPLIVTEDASDHLYLSARNLPYVQIRDVQGLDPVSLVGADSVLVTADAIKKIEEWLA
- the rplC gene encoding 50S ribosomal protein L3, producing MTAKRYSLGIVGRKAGMTRVFTEDGQSIPVTLIEATPNRITQIKTQETDGYSAVQVAVGTKRAVLVNKPETGHLAKAKVEAGRGLWELRVGDDQIGGFEVGGEIRADIFEVGQIVDVEGVTKGKGFQGTIKRWNFKMGDATHGNSLSHRSPGSIGQRQTPGRVFPGKKMSGHMGAVRQSTQNLEVVRVDAERGLIAVKGAVPGAPGGDVIVRPTSKA
- the rpsJ gene encoding 30S ribosomal protein S10, with translation MADQKIRIRLKAFDHRLIDRSASEIVETAKRTGAQVRGPIPLPTKIERYTILTSPHVDKDARDQYETRTHKRVLDIVDPNDKTVDALMKLELAAGVDVQIKLT
- the tuf gene encoding elongation factor Tu; translation: MAKGKFERTKPHVNVGTIGHVDHGKTTLTAALTKIGAERFGGEFHAYDAIDKAPEEKARGITISTSHVEYESPNRHYAHVDCPGHADYVKNMITGAAQMDGAILVCSAADGPMPQTREHILLARQVGVPYIVVFLNKADMVDDAELMELVEMEVRELLSKYDFPGDDTPIIQGSALKALEGDQSDIGVPAIVKLVEALDTWIPEPQRDVDKPFLMPVEDVFSISGRGTVVTGRIERGIIKVGEEIEIVGIRPTVKTTVTGVEMFRKLLDQGQAGDNAGLLLRGTKRDDVERGQVLCKPGSIKPHTEFEAEVYVLSKDEGGRHTPFFKGYRPQFYFRTTDITGACELPEGVEMVMPGDNVKMVVTLINPVAMDDGLRFAIREGGRTVGAGVVAKIIK
- the fusA gene encoding elongation factor G, coding for MARTTPIERYRNFGIMAHIDAGKTTTSERILFYTGVSHKLGEVHDGAATMDWMEQEQERGITIQSAATTAFWSGMDKSLPQHRFNIIDTPGHVDFTIEVERSLRVLDGAVFVLCAVGGVQPQSETVWRQANKYHVPRMAFVNKMDRTGANFDKVVEQLKSRLGASPVPMQVPVGAEDGFEGVIDLLKMKAVHWDTASQGMVFEYKEIPAHLADKATEARAFMVESAAEATEELMNKYLEGGELTEDEIVAGLRLRTLNVEIVPVYCGTAFKNKGVQAMLDGVIQLLPSPVDRPPVQGVDDREQVATRVADDKAPFSALAFKIMTDPFVGSLTFFRVYSGVLNAGDQVYNPIKSRKERIGRLLQMHSNDRQEIKQVCAGDIAAAVGLKDVTTGDTLCAQDHIITLERMVFPEPVISMAVEPKTKSDQEKMGLALGRLAQEDPSFRVRTDEESGQTIIAGMGELHLDILVDRMKREFNVEANVGKPQVAYRETIRKTVKSEGKFVRQSGGKGQFGHVWLEISPQEAGAGYVFENSIVGGTVPKEYIPAVDKGIQEAMANGLLAGYPIVDIKVKLIDGSYHEVDSSEMAFKIAGSMGFKEGFHKAGPVLLEPIMKVEIVSPEDYIGDVMGDVSRRRGILQGQDDSPSGKIVNAMIPLGEMFGYATSLRSMSQGRATFTMEFDHYADAPTNIVDEVVKKK
- the rpsG gene encoding 30S ribosomal protein S7, with product MSRKGNTPQRSVLPDPKHGSETIARFINMVMYSGKKSVAEKIVYGAMDVIGEKTPNPLEVVEKALGNISPSVEVKSRRVGGATYQVPVEVRQSRRMALAMRWLIDSARKRGENTMPRKLAAELIDASENRGGAIKKREETHRMAEANKAFAHYRW
- the rpsL gene encoding 30S ribosomal protein S12; the protein is MATINQLVRKSRSPETYKSNSPALENCPQRRGVCTRVYTTTPKKPNSALRKVAKVRLTNGYEVISYIGGEGHNLQEHSVVLIRGGRVKDLPGVRYHTVRGSLDAAGVTKRKQARSKYGAKRPKA